In a genomic window of Zingiber officinale cultivar Zhangliang chromosome 9B, Zo_v1.1, whole genome shotgun sequence:
- the LOC122025462 gene encoding protein MONOCULM 1-like, with protein sequence MLGSLTSNTTAGDGGGSEGSAGSCHQHDSNLHPAAGPIFSSFPARQLLIHCADLVHRGDLLASDRAVTLLLSAANAGADDATDRLVRQFCRALSLRIAGRPAAAASSAAYFLFNQIAPFLRFAHLTANQAILEAVAGRRRIHILDLDAHHGLQWPPLLQAIATAGGRPPSVRITGAGSDFETLRRTGDRLTAFARSFHLDFDFRPLLLLPKHRPHRPTTLDQLHLDHTETMAVNCVLFLHKLQKEEELLSFLTTLKAINPAVVTVAEREMPPASDVSPNSIHQFAAAVEYYSAMFESLEATLPPSSRERSEVEHSWLGREIQTVVAGREVHRWSERWEIAMRTVGFRNIPPSRFAVSQGKMLLRLHYPAEGYEMEVVKEGFCFLGWKNKPLFSVSSWH encoded by the coding sequence ATGCTCGGCTCATTGACGTCCAACACCACTGCAGGCGACGGCGGCGGCAGCGAAGGCAGTGCCGGTTCTTGTCATCAGCATGACTCCAACCTCCACCCAGCTGCCGGTCCAATTTTCTCTTCTTTCCCTGCGCGGCAGCTGCTCATTCACTGCGCCGACCTCGTCCACCGCGGCGATCTCCTCGCCTCCGACCGCGCCGTCACCCTCCTCCTCTCCGCCGCCAACGCCGGGGCGGACGACGCAACCGATCGCCTCGTCCGCCAGTTCTGCCGCGCCCTCTCTCTCCGCATCGCCGGCCGCCctgccgccgccgcctcctccgcTGCCTACTTCCTCTTCAACCAGATCGCCCCCTTCCTCCGCTTCGCGCACCTGACGGCGAACCAGGCCATCCTCGAGGCCGTCGCCGGCCGCCGGCGGATCCACATCCTCGACCTCGACGCTCACCACGGCCTGCAGTGGCCGCCGCTCCTCCAGGCCATCGCGACGGCCGGCGGCCGTCCCCCTTCGGTTAGGATCACCGGCGCGGGGAGCGACTTCGAAACCCTCCGACGCACCGGCGATCGCCTCACTGCCTTCGCGCGTTCCTTCCACTTGGACTTCGACTTCCGacctcttctcctccttcccAAACACAGACCCCATCGCCCTACCACTCTCGACCAGCTGCACCTCGACCACACCGAAACAATGGCGGTCAATTGCGTCCTCTTCCTCCACAAGCTTCAAAAGGAAGAAGAACTCCTCTCTTTTCTCACAACTCTCAAAGCGATCAACCCCGCCGTGGTGACTGTCGCCGAGAGGGAAATGCCGCCGGCATCTGACGTCTCCCCCAACTCCATCCACCAGTTCGCCGCCGCCGTAGAGTACTACTCGGCGATGTTCGAGTCGTTGGAGGCCACCTTGCCTCCGTCAAGCAGGGAGAGGTCAGAAGTGGAGCATTCATGGCTAGGCCGGGAGATTCAAACTGTGGTCGCCGGCAGGGAGGTCCACCGGTGGTCGGAAAGGTGGGAGATCGCAATGCGCACCGTAGGGTTTCGGAACATCCCTCCAAGCAGATTCGCGGTGTCGCAAGGTAAAATGCTGTTGCGGCTCCATTATCCGGCGGAGGGGTACGAGATGGAGGTGGTGAAGGAAGGGTTTTGCTTCTTGGGGTGGAAGAACAAGCCCCTCTTCTCAGTCTCCTCTTGGCACTAA
- the LOC122022297 gene encoding trafficking protein particle complex subunit 6b-like: protein MGREVAESCIDGVIIEMVSAYGRRFYATKPELAAHRIEAIGYQVGHQLIERYTMERPRFNDHLEVIKFICKDFWQELFKKQIDNLKTNHKGTFVLQDNNFRWLTRISIDPSSDNDDGSQGSSSEVTNLLLYFPCGIIRGALSNLGIPCAVSADSSNLPFCSFMVRIKA from the exons atgggaAGGGAGGTGGCGGAGAGCTGCATCGACGGTGTCATCATCGAGATGGTCTCGGCCTACGGCCGGCGGTTCTACGCCACCAAACCGGAGCTTGCCGCGCACCGAATCGAGGCGATTGGGTACCAGGTCGGCCATCAGCTCATCGAGAG GTACACTATGGAGCGCCCTCGATTTAACGATCATCTAGAGGTGATTAAATTCATATGCAAAGATTTCTGGCAAGAGCTGTTTAAGAAGCAGATCGATAACTTGAAAACGAATCACAAG GGCACTTTTGTTCTACAAGATAACAATTTTCGTTGGCTCACTCGCATATCGATCGATCCATCATCAGACAACGATGACGGATCTCAGGGCTCTTCTTCTGAAGTGACAAACCTGCTTCTGTACTTCCCATGCGGAATTATAAGAGGAGCCCTGTCAAATTTGGGGATTCCTTGTGCTGTATCTGCTGATTCATCGAATCTTCCTTTCT GTTCGTTCATGGTACGCATAAAAGCTTAG
- the LOC122023921 gene encoding phosphatidylinositol/phosphatidylcholine transfer protein SFH9-like isoform X1: MGIASEDAVEQLSTLIDQVVAVDLKLKHTFQNMHQGNPKHTLIRFLKAREWNVPKTNKMLVECFNWRMHNQIDDIFSKPITPVDLYRGIRDSQLMGLSGYSKQGIPVFAIGVGLSTFDKASVNYYIQSHIQMNEYRDRVVLPAASRKNGRYIGTCFKVLDMTGLKFSSLGNLKLVSLMATIDDLNYPEKTETYYIVNAPYIFTACWKVVKPLLQERTRRKIQVLDGCGRDELLKVMDYASLPNFCKRNGSGSSRDSSLDLDNCYSLNHPFHQELYSYTMQQARSKDPLIKQGSLHVDVPEPNPEGTEIMKTIRSELHKIGNQNGITHSLSGLQIDNL, from the exons ATGGGGATCGCCTCGGAGGATGCGGTGGAGCAGCTCTCCACGCTCATCGATCAAG TTGTTGCGGTGGATCTCAAGCTCAAGCATACATTTCAG AATATGCACCAGGGGAATCCAAAACATACTTTGATCCGCTTTCTCAAGGCTAGAGAATGGAATGTGCCTAAGACAAATAAGATG CTAGTGGAGTGTTTTAACTGGAGGATGCACAATCAAATCGACGATATCTTCTCT AAACCTATAACACCGGTGGACCTATATAGGGGGATTCGTGACTCACAGCTTATGGGGTTGTCAGGGTATTCAAAGCAG GGTATTCCTGTCTTTGCAATAGGTGTTGGTCTAAGCACATTTGACAAAGCTTCT GTTAACTATTACATCCAATCACACATTCAGATGAATGAATACCGAGACCGTGTAGTCTTG CCTGCTGCAAGTAGGAAAAATGGGCGatacattggcacatgtttcaaaGTTTTGGATATGACTGGTTTAAAGTTTTCATCCTTGGGCAATTTAAAG TTAGTATCCCTCATGGCTACTATTGATGACTTGAATTATCCAGAAAAGACGGAGACTTATTATATTGTTAATGCTCCTTATATCTTTACAGCTTGTTGGAAG GTTGTGAAACCACTTTTGCAAGAAAGAACCAGAAGAAAAATTCAAGTATTGGATGGTTGTGGTAGGGACGAGTTATTGAAG GTAATGGACTATGCTTCCCTTCCCAATTTCTGTAAAAGAAATGGCTCCGGATCATCTCGCGATTCTTCTTTGGATTTGGACAACTGCTACTCCCTCAACCATCCCTTCCACCAAGAACTTTATAGCTACACCATGCAGCAGGCGAGATCCAAGGACCCCCTCATCAAGCAAGGCTCACTTCACGTAGATGTGCCCGAACCAAACCCTGAGGGAACAGAGATCATGAAGACAATACGGTCGGAACTTCACAAGATCGGGAATCAGAACGGTATAACCCACTCATTGAGCGGCCTGCAGATCGACAACCTATGA
- the LOC122023921 gene encoding phosphatidylinositol/phosphatidylcholine transfer protein SFH9-like isoform X2: protein MHQGNPKHTLIRFLKAREWNVPKTNKMLVECFNWRMHNQIDDIFSKPITPVDLYRGIRDSQLMGLSGYSKQGIPVFAIGVGLSTFDKASVNYYIQSHIQMNEYRDRVVLPAASRKNGRYIGTCFKVLDMTGLKFSSLGNLKLVSLMATIDDLNYPEKTETYYIVNAPYIFTACWKVVKPLLQERTRRKIQVLDGCGRDELLKVMDYASLPNFCKRNGSGSSRDSSLDLDNCYSLNHPFHQELYSYTMQQARSKDPLIKQGSLHVDVPEPNPEGTEIMKTIRSELHKIGNQNGITHSLSGLQIDNL, encoded by the exons ATGCACCAGGGGAATCCAAAACATACTTTGATCCGCTTTCTCAAGGCTAGAGAATGGAATGTGCCTAAGACAAATAAGATG CTAGTGGAGTGTTTTAACTGGAGGATGCACAATCAAATCGACGATATCTTCTCT AAACCTATAACACCGGTGGACCTATATAGGGGGATTCGTGACTCACAGCTTATGGGGTTGTCAGGGTATTCAAAGCAG GGTATTCCTGTCTTTGCAATAGGTGTTGGTCTAAGCACATTTGACAAAGCTTCT GTTAACTATTACATCCAATCACACATTCAGATGAATGAATACCGAGACCGTGTAGTCTTG CCTGCTGCAAGTAGGAAAAATGGGCGatacattggcacatgtttcaaaGTTTTGGATATGACTGGTTTAAAGTTTTCATCCTTGGGCAATTTAAAG TTAGTATCCCTCATGGCTACTATTGATGACTTGAATTATCCAGAAAAGACGGAGACTTATTATATTGTTAATGCTCCTTATATCTTTACAGCTTGTTGGAAG GTTGTGAAACCACTTTTGCAAGAAAGAACCAGAAGAAAAATTCAAGTATTGGATGGTTGTGGTAGGGACGAGTTATTGAAG GTAATGGACTATGCTTCCCTTCCCAATTTCTGTAAAAGAAATGGCTCCGGATCATCTCGCGATTCTTCTTTGGATTTGGACAACTGCTACTCCCTCAACCATCCCTTCCACCAAGAACTTTATAGCTACACCATGCAGCAGGCGAGATCCAAGGACCCCCTCATCAAGCAAGGCTCACTTCACGTAGATGTGCCCGAACCAAACCCTGAGGGAACAGAGATCATGAAGACAATACGGTCGGAACTTCACAAGATCGGGAATCAGAACGGTATAACCCACTCATTGAGCGGCCTGCAGATCGACAACCTATGA